The Streptomyces sp. HUAS CB01 genome has a segment encoding these proteins:
- a CDS encoding DUF742 domain-containing protein, which yields MSDPGGGDWEEASPERLYVITGGRSSTTAPVELDLVTLIVARSRPKPGMQPEHATIIELCQSPLSLAEVSAYTGLPVSVVTVLLGDLLADNRVVARAPVPPARLPDRALIEAVIDGLQKL from the coding sequence GTGAGCGACCCGGGCGGCGGGGACTGGGAGGAGGCCAGTCCCGAGCGGCTCTACGTCATCACGGGCGGCCGCAGCAGCACGACCGCCCCCGTCGAACTCGACCTGGTCACGCTGATCGTGGCCAGGTCCCGGCCCAAGCCCGGTATGCAGCCGGAGCACGCGACGATCATCGAGCTGTGCCAGTCGCCCCTCTCGCTCGCTGAGGTCTCCGCGTACACGGGGCTCCCGGTCAGTGTCGTCACCGTCCTGCTCGGCGATCTCCTCGCCGACAACCGGGTGGTCGCCCGCGCGCCGGTGCCACCCGCCAGACTCCCCGACCGCGCTTTGATTGAGGCAGTGATCGATGGACTTCAGAAGCTCTGA
- a CDS encoding IS110 family transposase, translated as MLDTEGIGVFLGLDVGKTAHHGHGLTPAGKKVFDKPMPNSEPKLRAVFDKLKAKFGTVLVIVDQPASIGALPLTVARDAGCEVAYLPGLAMRRIADLYPGEAKTDAKDAAVIADAARTMPHTLRSLELTDEITAELTVLTGFDQDLAAEATRTSNRIRGLLTQFHPSLERVLGPRLDHPAITWLLERYGSPAALRKAGRRRLVEVIRPKAPRMAARLIDDVFDALDEQTVVVPGTDTLNVVIPSLARSLAAVHDQRRALEAQIDTLLEAHPLHQVLTSMPGVGVRTAAVLLVTVGDGTGFASAAHLASYAGLAPTTKSSGTSIHGEHAPRGGNRQLKRAMFLSAFACMNADPASRAYYDRQRARGKTHTQALLRLARQRISVLFAMLRDGTFYESRTPDITLAA; from the coding sequence ATGTTAGACACCGAAGGCATAGGCGTCTTCCTCGGGTTGGACGTCGGCAAGACGGCCCACCACGGTCACGGGCTCACGCCGGCCGGGAAGAAGGTCTTCGACAAGCCGATGCCCAACAGCGAGCCGAAGCTGCGGGCCGTCTTCGACAAGCTCAAGGCCAAGTTCGGCACCGTCCTGGTGATCGTGGACCAGCCCGCGTCGATCGGCGCTCTGCCCCTGACCGTCGCCCGAGACGCGGGCTGCGAGGTCGCCTACCTGCCGGGACTGGCGATGCGGCGGATCGCCGATCTCTATCCCGGAGAGGCGAAGACCGACGCGAAGGATGCGGCGGTGATCGCGGACGCGGCCCGGACGATGCCTCACACTCTGCGGTCGCTGGAGCTGACCGACGAGATCACCGCCGAGCTGACCGTCCTGACGGGCTTCGACCAGGACCTCGCCGCGGAAGCCACCCGCACCTCCAATCGGATACGCGGCCTGCTCACCCAGTTCCACCCCAGCCTCGAGCGGGTCCTGGGCCCGCGGCTGGACCACCCCGCCATCACCTGGCTCCTCGAGCGCTACGGATCCCCGGCCGCACTGCGGAAGGCCGGCCGCCGCAGACTCGTCGAGGTGATCCGGCCCAAGGCCCCGCGCATGGCCGCCCGCCTGATCGACGACGTCTTCGACGCCCTCGACGAGCAGACCGTCGTGGTCCCCGGCACAGACACCCTCAACGTGGTCATCCCCTCGCTGGCCCGCTCGCTCGCCGCGGTCCACGACCAGCGCCGGGCCCTGGAAGCCCAGATCGACACCCTGCTGGAGGCCCACCCTCTTCACCAGGTCCTGACCTCGATGCCCGGAGTCGGGGTCAGGACCGCCGCCGTCCTGCTGGTCACCGTCGGCGACGGCACCGGCTTTGCCAGCGCCGCCCACCTCGCCTCCTACGCCGGCCTCGCCCCCACGACCAAGTCGTCGGGGACCTCGATTCATGGTGAGCACGCACCACGGGGCGGAAACCGGCAGCTCAAACGCGCCATGTTCCTCTCCGCGTTCGCCTGCATGAACGCCGACCCGGCCTCCCGCGCTTACTACGACCGGCAACGAGCACGCGGCAAAACCCACACCCAGGCCCTCCTCCGACTTGCCCGCCAACGCATCAGCGTCCTGTTCGCCATGCTCCGCGACGGCACCTTCTACGAATCCAGAACCCCCGACATCACCCTCGCCGCATGA
- a CDS encoding sensor histidine kinase has product MIREESSPGSGSPRSAAAFGWLLPAALTAVATVITALLVPTPARVPVAVFGAVAAVAVAAIGAEAARRGRVIDSLRHAVAERDSVLAHQASQTAHLAGTLLPDVVERLRKGEFPEDVLASLNAPEAHQAVVRTVLEAVVAEEDLRESAQRAFVNIARRVQAIVHQQAQELREMEDRHGKSPDVFGDLLRLDHGTALIGRLADSIAVLGGTRPGRQWSRAVPLYSVLRGAMSRIIDYQRVELHSVSEVAVTGPAVEPLIHALAELLDNATRYSPPQTKVHLTAVDVQSGIAVEIEDGGVSMSEEARKRAERMLRQAQQGIDLNDLGETPRLGLAVVGRLAQVYGFQVSLRPSAYGGVRAVLVVPQDLITTTATATGLAHGIGAASVPRTTLPPEAVQAAPAPQSAVPAQVPAPRRPATGPVASEPDPVVVERTPNGLPQRRRKAPAVAPAAPTTPASSTPNAAPQQEPTPQVQPGMWLAAFQSGLSGESTDASQGNTQP; this is encoded by the coding sequence ATGATCCGTGAGGAATCGTCGCCCGGAAGTGGAAGCCCGCGATCCGCGGCCGCTTTCGGGTGGCTGCTGCCCGCCGCTCTGACAGCCGTTGCCACCGTGATCACGGCGCTGCTGGTCCCCACTCCGGCCCGTGTCCCCGTCGCGGTCTTCGGTGCTGTCGCCGCGGTCGCGGTCGCGGCCATCGGCGCCGAGGCCGCACGCCGGGGCAGGGTGATCGACTCGCTGCGGCACGCCGTCGCCGAGCGCGACTCCGTACTGGCCCACCAGGCCTCCCAGACCGCGCACCTCGCCGGCACCCTGCTGCCGGACGTCGTGGAGCGGCTGCGCAAGGGCGAGTTCCCGGAGGACGTGCTCGCCTCGCTCAACGCTCCGGAGGCCCACCAGGCCGTCGTCCGGACCGTCCTCGAGGCCGTCGTGGCCGAGGAGGACCTGCGCGAGTCCGCCCAGCGCGCCTTCGTGAACATCGCCCGCCGGGTGCAGGCCATCGTCCACCAGCAGGCGCAGGAGCTGCGGGAGATGGAGGACCGGCACGGCAAGTCCCCGGACGTCTTCGGCGACCTGCTCCGCCTCGACCACGGCACCGCGCTGATCGGCCGTCTCGCCGACTCCATCGCCGTGCTCGGCGGTACCCGTCCCGGCCGCCAGTGGAGCAGGGCCGTGCCGCTGTACAGCGTGCTGCGCGGCGCCATGTCGCGGATCATCGACTACCAGCGCGTCGAACTGCACTCCGTCTCCGAGGTCGCCGTCACCGGCCCCGCCGTCGAGCCGCTCATCCACGCGCTGGCCGAGCTCCTCGACAACGCCACCCGCTACTCCCCGCCGCAGACCAAGGTCCATCTGACCGCCGTCGACGTCCAGTCGGGCATCGCCGTCGAGATCGAGGACGGCGGTGTCAGCATGAGCGAGGAGGCCCGCAAGCGGGCGGAGCGGATGCTGCGCCAGGCCCAGCAGGGCATCGACCTCAACGACCTCGGTGAGACGCCGCGCCTCGGCCTCGCCGTGGTCGGCCGGCTGGCCCAGGTGTACGGCTTCCAGGTCTCGCTGCGGCCGTCCGCGTACGGCGGTGTCCGCGCGGTGCTCGTCGTCCCGCAGGACCTGATCACCACGACCGCGACCGCGACCGGACTCGCCCACGGCATCGGGGCCGCGTCCGTGCCCCGGACCACCCTCCCACCCGAGGCGGTCCAGGCCGCGCCTGCGCCCCAGTCGGCCGTCCCCGCCCAGGTTCCCGCCCCGCGGCGCCCGGCCACCGGCCCGGTGGCCTCCGAACCGGACCCGGTGGTGGTCGAGCGGACCCCGAACGGCCTCCCCCAGCGGCGCCGCAAGGCACCCGCCGTCGCGCCCGCCGCACCCACCACGCCGGCGTCGTCCACGCCGAACGCGGCTCCGCAGCAGGAGCCCACTCCGCAAGTGCAGCCCGGAATGTGGCTGGCCGCCTTCCAGAGCGGCCTGTCCGGGGAGTCCACCGACGCTAGCCAAGGGAACACGCAGCCATGA
- a CDS encoding GTP-binding protein, which translates to MDFRSSEQPARTTGPRSEDALPETAAAAVKVVIVGGFGVGKTTLVGSVSEIRPLTTEETMTQAGVGIDDTSGIGGKTSTTVAMDFGRISVNEELVLYLFGTPGQERFWFLWRGLFEGALGAVVLVDTRRLEVSFDVIGRLEERAVPFVVAVNSFPDAPEYPVEELRGALDLPDSVPIVLCDARQRSSSRDVLMTLMRYLQSLAMAQEAS; encoded by the coding sequence ATGGACTTCAGAAGCTCTGAGCAGCCGGCGCGGACGACCGGGCCGCGGAGCGAGGACGCGCTGCCCGAGACGGCCGCGGCCGCCGTCAAGGTGGTGATCGTCGGCGGCTTCGGGGTGGGCAAGACGACGCTGGTCGGATCCGTCAGCGAGATCCGCCCGCTGACCACCGAGGAGACGATGACCCAGGCCGGTGTCGGTATCGACGACACCTCGGGCATCGGCGGCAAGACCTCGACGACCGTGGCGATGGACTTCGGCCGCATCAGCGTCAACGAGGAGCTGGTGCTGTACCTGTTCGGCACGCCGGGGCAGGAGCGCTTCTGGTTCCTGTGGCGCGGGCTGTTCGAGGGAGCGCTGGGCGCGGTGGTGCTGGTCGACACGCGGCGGCTGGAGGTCAGCTTCGACGTCATCGGCCGGCTGGAGGAGCGGGCCGTGCCGTTCGTCGTGGCCGTCAACTCCTTCCCGGACGCGCCGGAGTACCCGGTCGAGGAGCTGCGCGGGGCGCTCGACCTGCCGGATTCGGTGCCGATCGTGCTGTGCGACGCCCGGCAGCGCTCGTCGAGCCGGGACGTGCTGATGACGCTGATGCGGTACCTGCAGAGCCTGGCGATGGCGCAGGAGGCGTCCTGA
- a CDS encoding alpha/beta fold hydrolase encodes MTTTTHTLDVPGGRLHYEIRGTGPLVMVMGAPMDAGEFAPLADALAGDRTVVTHDPRGISRSRLDDPGQDSTPELRADDVVAILDALGAESADVFGSSGGAVTGLALATGYPDRVRTLVAHEPPLLELLPDAAEQRAATDDLIETFHRDGVGAAWMKFMANAGFDLGGDDAPGPPQGEPSERDLANSTRFFAHELRHTALYRPDLDALKSGPVRVVVGIGADSGGLVTYRTSTALAERLGTAPVGFPGDHGGFLGRPAEFADVLRKVLADR; translated from the coding sequence ATGACCACCACCACCCACACACTCGACGTCCCGGGCGGGCGTCTGCACTACGAGATCCGCGGCACGGGGCCGCTCGTCATGGTCATGGGAGCGCCCATGGACGCCGGGGAGTTCGCGCCCCTCGCGGACGCCCTCGCGGGCGACCGCACCGTGGTCACCCACGACCCGCGCGGCATCTCGCGGAGTCGTCTCGACGACCCCGGTCAGGACTCGACCCCCGAGCTGCGGGCGGACGACGTCGTCGCGATCCTGGACGCGCTCGGCGCCGAGTCGGCGGACGTCTTCGGCAGCAGCGGTGGCGCGGTCACGGGGCTCGCGCTGGCCACCGGGTACCCGGACCGGGTGCGGACCCTCGTGGCGCACGAACCGCCCCTGCTGGAGCTCCTTCCCGACGCCGCCGAACAGCGCGCCGCGACCGACGACCTCATCGAGACCTTCCACCGGGACGGCGTGGGCGCGGCCTGGATGAAGTTCATGGCCAACGCGGGCTTCGACCTCGGCGGGGACGACGCCCCCGGCCCTCCGCAGGGCGAGCCCTCCGAGCGGGACCTGGCCAACAGCACCCGCTTCTTCGCCCACGAGCTGCGCCACACCGCCCTGTACCGGCCCGATCTCGACGCGCTGAAGTCCGGGCCCGTACGGGTCGTGGTGGGCATCGGCGCCGATTCGGGCGGCCTCGTCACGTACCGGACCTCCACGGCCCTGGCGGAGCGCCTCGGCACCGCACCGGTCGGGTTCCCGGGTGACCACGGCGGGTTCCTCGGGCGGCCGGCGGAGTTCGCGGACGTCCTGCGGAAGGTGCTCGCGGACCGATGA
- a CDS encoding roadblock/LC7 domain-containing protein codes for MIQQQANMDWMLKDLAEGVPQTRHVVVLSADGLRMAQYGTDTDTADRLAAACAGLQSLAAAVGSELPHSDGRMRLVVIEMDGGFFYLMAAGAGAFLAVLADEGVDAGLMGQRMRDLVLRIGDHLSSPPRQDGVAR; via the coding sequence ATGATTCAGCAGCAGGCCAATATGGACTGGATGCTCAAGGACCTCGCGGAAGGTGTGCCACAGACCAGGCATGTGGTCGTGCTCTCCGCCGACGGTCTGCGCATGGCCCAGTACGGCACGGACACCGACACCGCCGACCGGCTCGCCGCCGCGTGCGCCGGGCTCCAGTCCCTCGCCGCCGCGGTGGGCTCGGAACTCCCGCACAGCGACGGCCGGATGAGGCTCGTCGTGATCGAGATGGACGGCGGCTTCTTCTACCTCATGGCCGCCGGTGCGGGTGCCTTCCTCGCCGTGCTCGCCGACGAGGGCGTGGACGCCGGACTCATGGGCCAGCGGATGCGCGACCTGGTGCTGCGGATAGGTGACCACCTGAGCAGCCCGCCTCGCCAGGACGGTGTGGCCAGGTGA